The genomic DNA TTCGCCGAACACGCCCCGGAGCATGTGATCATCGCCGCTGGCCGGTCCGGGGGCATCAGCTTCAACCGGCAAAGGCCCGCCACCCTGATCCGCGACAACCTCATGGTGGCCGCCAACATCATCCATGCTGCGCACAGGCACGGGGTGCAGCGGCTCCTCTTCCTTGCCAGCTCATGCATCTACCCCCGCATGAGCGAGCAGCCCATCCAGGAGCAGGCCCTGCTGACCGGTCCGCTTGAGCCGACCAATCAGGCCTATGCCGTGGCCAAGATCGCCGGGGTGGAGCTGTGCCGGGCCTACCGGACCGAGTACGGCCACGATTTCATCCCTGTGGCGCCTACCAACTATTTCGGCCCTGGCGACGACTTCAGCCCGGAAAACTCCCATGTGGTCGGGGCGCTCATCCGCCGGATGCACGAGGCCAGGGAGCAGGCGCTCCCGTTCATCGAGATATGGGGGACGGGCCAGGCGCGCCGGGAGTTCATGTACACCCGCGACCTGGGCCGGGCGTGCGTGTTCGTGCTCGACAAGTACCAGGGCCACGACCTGATCAACATCGGCACCGGGTTCTCCCTGTCCATCGGCGAGCTGGCAGAGATCATCCGCGACATTGTCGGATACCGGGGCGAGCTGCGCTACGATGCCTCCAAGCCGGACGGGATGCCGGTCAAGGAGCTTGACGGCAGCGTGCTGCGGGGGCTGGGGTTTGCCGAGGCGACGCCCTTTCGCGACGCCCTGGCCGCCACCTACCAATGGTTCATCCAAAACAAGGCAAAGTGACACACCATGGCATACGCATTTCCTCTCATGGACGATAACATCACCAAGCAGGACCTCGACACCCTGATCGAGTTCCTGCAAGGGCTTCCCCGCCTGACCCAGTCGGCCAACGTGGCCGCCTTTGAAGAGGAGTGGTCGCGCTGGGTCGGGGTGAAGCATTCGGTGTTCGTCAACTCCGGGGCTTCGGCCAACCTGGCCACCATCACGGCCCTCAAGCACCTATACGGCGACGGCGAGGTCATCGTCCCGTCCCTGACCTGGGTGTCGGACATCTCCTCGGTGCTCTGGAACAATCTGACGCCTGTGTTCGTGGACATCAATCCCCGCAACCTGTGCATGGACGAGGACCAGATCCTGGACAGGATCACGGACAGGACGCGGGCCGTGTTCATGACCTATGTGCAGGGATTCAACGGGTTGTCCGACCGCCTGCTGGACGGCCTTGCGGCCCGGAACATCCCCCTGATCGAGGATGTCTGCGAATCCCACGGGGCGACCTTCATGGGGCGTCGGCTGGGCTCCTTTGGTCTGGCGTCCAACTTCTCCTTTTATTTCGCCCAC from Pseudodesulfovibrio aespoeensis Aspo-2 includes the following:
- a CDS encoding GDP-L-fucose synthase family protein → MGRETSVLVAGASKALGRAIVEALEDHERFAPMTAPQPEWSDQGETERFFAEHAPEHVIIAAGRSGGISFNRQRPATLIRDNLMVAANIIHAAHRHGVQRLLFLASSCIYPRMSEQPIQEQALLTGPLEPTNQAYAVAKIAGVELCRAYRTEYGHDFIPVAPTNYFGPGDDFSPENSHVVGALIRRMHEAREQALPFIEIWGTGQARREFMYTRDLGRACVFVLDKYQGHDLINIGTGFSLSIGELAEIIRDIVGYRGELRYDASKPDGMPVKELDGSVLRGLGFAEATPFRDALAATYQWFIQNKAK